Within Egibacteraceae bacterium, the genomic segment TTTCGCCGTGGGTCTTGGCGAGCCTGGTGGTCAAGGTGTGGATGTGGTGGCTGCGGATGTCAGCGATCCGCCGCTGGCGCCGGCTGATCTTGCAGTTCGTCTCGGTGTAGCGGCGGGAGCCTTGGGTGCGCCGAGACCGTTGCCGGCACAGGTGCCGCAACTCCTTCAATGCGGCTTCCAGCGGCCGGGGGTTGGGCACCGCAGGATCACCTCGCCGTCGCTGCTGGCCACGGTTGCCAGCACGCGCACGCCGACGTCGACCCCCACCCGCGAATCGGGTCTGTGGACTCGCGGCTGCTGGGGGCGTTGGATGAGCACCCGCAAGGCCACCACCAGCCGGGTGCCCTTGCGCGACACCGTGGCCGCGAGAATCCTGGCCCGGCCTTTGGCCAGGAGACGTTCCAGCCGGCGGGTGTGCTCGTGTGTGCGTACCCGCCCGATGCGAGGCAGCACCACGTGGCGGCGGTCGTGTTCGACTCTGATCGCGCCGGTGGTGAAGGTGACCCGGTCGCGGCCCTTCTTGGCGAACCTGGGGAACCCCACCGGCTTGCCGGCTCGCCTGCCCGCTCGGGAGGCCTGCCAGTT encodes:
- a CDS encoding helix-turn-helix domain-containing protein, which codes for MARFEVPDGWRVQAFQFALDPTDAQAACVRRQFGGRRYARNWAVRTLKHDLTRYRENGEQTQKPSLAVLRKRWNQVKDTECVDQVTGEVWWPEISKEAFADGIRAAVNGYWNWQASRAGRRAGKPVGFPRFAKKGRDRVTFTTGAIRVEHDRRHVVLPRIGRVRTHEHTRRLERLLAKGRARILAATVSRKGTRLVVALRVLIQRPQQPRVHRPDSRVGVDVGVRVLATVASSDGEVILRCPTPGRWKPH